The following coding sequences are from one Aethina tumida isolate Nest 87 chromosome 2, icAetTumi1.1, whole genome shotgun sequence window:
- the LOC109598803 gene encoding uncharacterized protein LOC109598803: MSNSILKKNCRIRLKIKDTGEVFIGTFCGGSVGVIEINNVVDQKGKQLLGVYSFNLDEIEKLQQNISQDQKRDETSKVSDGRLYSYMLPMEEIERLQEVAECAPLISSEDSTYQKAVDTLKMTETIGLSVLGHNNMALLILELAEILQSKIHQKVVHGEEHAQYLKKINIELNNVYDTQKWELLIYNKFSHQTMLVGRCLDEAMQDVLKIPDYVLYKAIEKNSEMEKWSQRPLSDSRRLCAALLCVFLCPLKDGLEFEKCKPVIDSTCDIYNFYIEQDNINFDSIIRNNECCEQVIRIIKKNNFKF, translated from the exons atgaGCAATtcaatactaaaaaaaaattgcagaATTCGATTAAAGATTAAAGACACGGGCGAGGTATTTATTGGGACCTTCTGTGGCGGTAGTGTAGGTgtaatagaaataaacaacGTAGTTGATCAGAAGGGTAAACAATTGCTGGGAGTTTATTCATTTAACttggatgaaattgaaaagttacagcaaaatatttcacaagATCAAAAACGGGATGAAACGTCGAAAGTTTCCGACGGACGTCTGTATAGTTACATGTTACCAATGGAAGAAATTGAGAGACTTCAAGAAGTTGCTGAGTGTGCACCATTGATATCATCAGAAGACAGCACATATCAAAAGGCTGTTGATACACTAAAAATGACTGAAACTATTGGATTGTCAGTTTTAGGACACAATAACATGGCACTGCTGATTCTGG AATTGGCTGAAATATTGCAGTCAAAAATCCATCAAAAAGTTGTTCATGGAGAAGAACATGCACAGtacctaaaaaaaattaatattgaattgaataatgtTTATGACACACAAAAATGggaattacttatttataacaaattttctcATCAGACTATGCTTGTTGGTAGATGTTTGGATGAAGCAATGcaagatgttttaaaaattcctgATTATGTACTTTATAAAGCAATTGAAAAGAACTCAGAAATGGAGAAGTGGTCTCAAAGACCATTAAGTGATTCTAGAAGATTGTGTGCGGCACTACTTTGTGTCTTTTTATGCCCATTGAAAGATGGGttggaatttgaaaaatgtaaacccGTAATTGATTCTACCTgtgatatttacaatttttatattgagcAAGATAACATCAATTTTGATTCAATAATTCGTAATAACGAATGTTGTGAGCAAGTGATAaggattataaaaaaaaataattttaagttctaA
- the LOC109598801 gene encoding uncharacterized protein LOC109598801: MKDFKSNHCRLCTLVFCCVQCRLNHEKSAHNLTFPECDFCLYGIGTIKNPTVELIEHIIQTHWPIHCVLCKKVFNSPEDLFIHGKCTPTIAVYNSPTVAENNKEYDSPPITALFGKDGTGKKYLDVLKNLATSTPMQVNGDTSVDINPFSLSSVNKTEGDKNYCETPNQELSKRKVTFCETVSVEYIDPESSHNQPKGQNQQHSPAKNISSPVIVTPTIEYQTANTEIQEPQLQVQEEKVGSPNCTLWESATDTSLMDSSANHNDEINIFKVPPVIDKFAPASTNSNKVTEKVNLSETYTDSPEPQAKRPKEADEDQNIFASTHIETSGVFKNVFNQNYMSNENLSSIKTDVDKETSHKQLSSIKCIYDGDSSTAHKSIQSSMDSEIPAVDGSQTKDKGLWSSVRKKVKDVIISSIQELAGNSKKRSYSDDDDDDSLTSNRKEVKFLKFSDIKGRKPIRDLNVPIPVNNQRKLTPLKATSLKENVPEDPPKQIKKGIDKWTQTDF, encoded by the exons ATGAAGGATTTCAAAAGT AATCACTGCAGGCTGTGTACTTTGGTATTTTGTTGCGTTCAGTGTCGGTTGAACCACGAGAAATCCGCACACAATTTGACATTTCCAGAATGCGACTTTTGTTTGTACGGGATAGGAACTATTAAAAATCCAACTGTCGAACTAATCGAACACATAATACAGACACATTGGCCCATACATTGTGTACTGTGTAAGAAGGTTTTCAATTCACCTGAAGATCTGTTCATTCACGGTAAATGCACACCTACTATAGCCGTATACAACTCACCAACGGTCGCTGAAAACAACAAGGAGTACGACTCGCCACCGATCACCGCACTCTTCGGTAAAGACGGAACAGGAAAGAAATATTTGGACGTCTTGAAAAACCTGGCCACCAGCACACCCATGCAAGTTAACGGGGACACATCAGTCGATATAAACCCTTTCAGTCTCAGCAGTGTAAATAAGACTGAAGGTGATAAGAATTATTGCGAAACTCCCAATCAGGAGTTAAGCAAAAGGAAGGTTACATTTTGTGAAACTGTAAGTGTTGAATATATTGATCCTGAATCGTCGCATAATCAACCTAAAG GACAAAATCAACAACACAGTCCAGCCAAGAATATCAGTTCACCAG tGATTGTAACGCCAACAATCGAATACCAAACAGCAAACACCGAAATACAAGAACCACAACTTCAAGTACAAGAAGAAAAAGTAGGTTCTCCAAACTGCACACTATGGGAAAGTGCTACAGACACTTCTCTAATGGATTCCTCAGCCAATCATAACgatgaaataaacatttttaaagtacCTCCGGTAATAGATAAGTTCGCACCTGCTTCAACGAATTCAAATAAAGTAACAGAAAAAGTAAATCTATCGGAAACATATACAGATTCTCCGGAACCCCAGGCCAAACGACCAAAAGAAGCTGATGaagatcaaaatatttttgccagCACGCATATTGAAACTTCTGgtgtgtttaaaaatgtatttaaccaAAATTATATGTCGAACGAGAATCTGTCGTCTATTAAAACGGATGTCGACAAGGAAACATCTCATAAACAATTGTCTTCTATAAAGTGCATATACGATGGAGATTCATCTACTGCACACAAATCAATACAGAGTAGCATGGACTCAGAAATTCCTGCGGTTGATGGATCACAAACAAAAGACAAAGGTTTGTGGTCTTCAGTGAGGAAAAAGGTGAAAGATGTTATCATTTCGTCCATTCAAGAATTGGCAGGTAATTCAAAGAAAAGATCTTATTccgatgatgatgatgatgactCGTTGACCAGCAATAGAAAGGaagtgaaatttttgaaattttccgATATTAAGGGGAGGAAACCAATTAGAGATTTAAATGTACCTATTCCGGTGAATAATCAAAGAAAATTGACGCCTTTGAAGGCGACGtctttaaaagaaaatgttcCAGAGGATCCGCCAAAGCAGATTAAAAAAGGAATTGATAAATGGACACAGACcgatttttaa